From a region of the Saccharomyces paradoxus chromosome IV, complete sequence genome:
- the YPD1 gene encoding Ypd1p (Osmotic stress-responsive phosphorelay intermediate sensor protein~similar to YDL235C), which translates to MSTIPSEIINWTILNEIISMDDDDSDFSKGLIIQFIDQAQTTFAQMQRQLDGEKNLTELDNLGHFLKGSSAALGLQRIAWVCERIQNLGRKMEHFFPNKTELVNTLSDKSIINGINIDADDEEIKIQVDDKDEDSIYLILIAKALNQSRLEFKLARIELSKYYNTKL; encoded by the coding sequence ATGTCTACTATTCCCTCAGAAATCATCAATTGGACCATCTTAAATGAAATCATATCAATGGATGACGATGATTCTGATTTTTCCAAAGGTTTAATTATCCAATTTATCGACCAGGCACAAACAACTTTTGCTCAGATGCAACGACAGCTGGacggtgaaaaaaatcttacCGAACTAGACAATCTGGGACATTTCTTAAAGGGTTCTTCCGCTGCGTTGGGCCTACAAAGAATTGCCTGGGTTTGCGAGAGAATTCAAAACTTGGGGAGAAAGATGGAACATTTCTTCCCTAACAAGACCGAATTGGTTAATACTCTAAGCGATAAATCGATTATTAACGGAATCAATATTGATgcagatgatgaagaaataaagataCAAGTGGACGATAAAGACGAGGATTCCATATATCTGATCTTGATAGCTAAAGCTTTGAACCAGTCTAGGTTAGAGTTCAAACTGGCGAGAATTGAGTTATCTAAATACTACAACACAAAGCTATAA
- the GYP7 gene encoding GTPase-activating protein GYP7 (GTPase-activating protein for Rab family members~similar to YDL234C), which translates to MSKILFCKSKVFVHPTSDTRDNVAGFLLLTLEPNKLSHQAILQYIPESGLSTLEISKLLKHETKVGMCPTSTSFVVENSINFSNLINTSSGQAFEISLSQIYCIQFRPPSPNGWYVGSLVIYPLTEQFTGFQPPVLFFHDQLCPSTTDKLKRLRKSMNPFDDSDELYWGGVDLRNKINELMELKKSNLEPEFWLVNPSLNDLRNFVSKDLLESYNNAKKNSFEPATAGVTLNEKFQEWKWNVMSKIADVTTKSTNFIDSWLTNNSPIQKSQIDNEYLQKLLNNEKVKQIEQDYDSARVYLANWSLGVKQEAERYQKQNKLFDSYRNNIFNDLNLTDELNDTEINNALQRQFPLTEAKWNSLWDENDGRLRVTVNEVKDFIFHGGLENDSLRGKVWGFLLEIYPWDSSQDERIQIDQTLATEYDQLKLTWSKDFLQFDDEDEEEYWNDQLFRISKDVRRCDRNLGIFQYNTTDGLPPPQEPPANENNNTDSEPTNDESDDADDEVKNPHLIHLQNILITYNVYNTNLGYVQGMTDLLSPIYVIMKDEWKAFWCFTHFMDIMERNFLRDQSGIHEQMLTLVELVQLMLPDLSEHLNKCDSGNLFFCFRMLLVWFKREFEMEDILHIWENFWTFYYSSQFQLFFMLAILQKNSQAILQHLNQFDQILKFFNELNGKLDWNDLMVRAELLFKKFEKMMHVMERDLQNVSSSSSSSSTNVLPCQSERLTLLLSKKPIIKHEGQRSKNSVK; encoded by the coding sequence ATGAGTAAGATACTGTTTTGCAAATCTAAAGTGTTCGTACACCCAACAAGTGATACCAGGGATAATGTTGCCGGTTTTCTGCTACTCACCTTGGAACCCAACAAGTTGTCTCATCAAGCCATTCTTCAATATATCCCGGAATCTGGATTATCTACATTAGAGATATCAAAACTATTAAAACATGAAACTAAAGTCGGCATGTGTCCAACTTCTACATCATTCGTTGttgaaaattcaataaactTTAGCAATCTAATCAATACCTCCTCGGGCCAAGCTTTCGAAATTTCTCTCTCACAAATATATTGCATCCAATTTAGGCCCCCTAGCCCAAATGGCTGGTATGTTGGATCTTTAGTTATATATCCTTTGACAGAACAATTTACGGGATTTCAACCCCCTGTCTTATTCTTTCATGACCAGCTCTGCCCATCAACTACGGACAAGTTAAAAAGACTACGTAAATCTATGAACCCATTCGATGACTCAGATGAATTGTATTGGGGTGGCGTAGATTTGAGAAACAAAATCAATGAATTGATGGaactgaagaaatcaaaCTTAGAACCAGAATTTTGGTTGGTAAATCCTTCCTTGAATGATTTGAGAAATTTTGTTTCCAAGGATCTATTGGAAAGTTATAacaatgcaaaaaaaaatagttttgAACCGGCTACTGCCGGCGTGACACTAAACGAGAAATTCCAAGAATGGAAATGGAACGTAATGAGCAAGATAGCAGACGTGACTACCAAATCCACCAATTTTATTGATAGTTGGCTGACTAATAACTCACCTATACAAAAATCACAAATTGACAATGAATACTTACAAAAGCTTCTGAACAATGAAAAGGTCAAACAAATTGAGCAGGATTATGACTCTGCAAGAGTGTATTTGGCAAACTGGTCATTGGGGGTAAAACAAGAAGCTGAGAGATATCAAAAGCAGAACAAGCTCTTTGATTCGTATAGGAATAACATTTTTAACGACCTAAATCTAACTGATGAATTAAATGATACAGAAATAAATAATGCCCTGCAAAGACAATTTCCTTTAACGGAAGCGAAATGGAATTCGCTATGGGATGAGAACGATGGGAGGCTGAGAGTCACGGTAAACGAAGTTAAGGATTTCATATTCCATGGTGGGTTAGAAAATGACAGTTTGCGAGGAAAAGTTTGGGGTTTTCTCTTAGAGATATACCCATGGGATTCTTCTCAAGATGAGAGAATACAAATCGATCAAACTTTAGCGACTGAATACGATCAATTAAAACTAACCTGGTCAAAGgattttttacaatttgacgatgaagatgaagaggaatACTGGAACGATCAATTATTTAGAATATCTAAGGATGTGAGACGCTGTGATAGAAACTTGGGCATATTCCAATACAACACCACCGATGGATTACCACCGCCACAAGAGCCCCCCgcaaatgaaaataacaataccGACTCCGAGCCCACTAATGACGAGAGCGATGATGCAGACGATGAAGTCAAAAACCCACATTTGATACATTTGCAAAACATTCTTATCACTTATAATGTTTACAACACAAACTTAGGCTACGTGCAGGGGATGACTGATCTTTTGTCGCCTATTTACGTCATCATGAAGGATGAATGGAAAGCGTTTTGGTGCTTCACCCATTTCATGGATATtatggaaagaaattttttaaggGACCAGAGTGGCATTCACGAACAAATGTTAACCCTCGTGGAGTTAGTTCAATTAATGCTACCAGATTTGAGCGAACATCTCAACAAGTGCGATTCAGgaaatttgttcttttgcTTTAGAATGCTTTTAGTATGGTTCAAGAGGGAATTCGAAATGGAAGATATTTTGCATATTTGGGAGAATTTTTGGACTTTCTACTACAGTTCACAATTCCAATTATTCTTCATGTTGGCCATCTTACAAAAAAACTCACAGGCTATTTTACAGCATCTAAACCAGTTCGACCagatattaaaatttttcaatgaacttAACGGGAAGTTGGACTGGAATGACCTGATGGTTAGAGCGGAGCTTTTGTTCAAGAAGTTTGAGAAAATGATGCACGTCATGGAAAGAGATTTACAAAACgtatcatcttcttcctcctcctcctctACCAACGTATTGCCTTGTCAGAGTGAAAGGTTGACCCTGCTTCTTTCGAAGAAACCTATTATAAAACATGAAGGACAAAGGAGCAAGAATTCCGTTAAATAG
- the MFG1 gene encoding Mfg1p (Regulator of filamentous growth~similar to YDL233W), producing MYQGPPQPPPQAVPMPYIVNNSTPYPNGNINFPPTAQQNIPPTVYPQQVPFPGQPQGGQFPQPSTDQQAFNQVPQVTQSFHSSAQNANATGGANGGSMPMYTPVASFPHPMTTAATATAPMPQSASHSSLSMLRVPYHVRKYLSNLAMLKLYEIINEVNTAMGKIGLLSFWTELISDIFTPDAVIRYSKKSMTDYREFEFIIPVFPVICSTLGRFGIVRMEVKVLQLKTQVLSNSTIFFNCPRVTFAYYYPDGSYITHFAQMKGAFDLDLKINWLDVSMHSFVPDIEWNAVERLLGDETKSAEIEQIFSKLKQEDVKDQANSFAENNGTNVPPNFEAITQLRSYFDVFRNVSVFGTQEGLMRVMQISTVMSTLKNLRKFQIEKNIDSPVTALSAYIDADKKDIGSEPLHAKRRRNSGISPRTTTLGQNGNSNSNNEELPTSDVNDINKDMTKKKMKF from the coding sequence ATGTACCAAGGCCCACCGCAACCACCTCCTCAAGCTGTGCCGATGCCGTACATTGTGAATAATAGCACTCCCTACCCAAATGGAAATATTAACTTTCCTCCCACCGCGCAGCAGAATATACCGCCCACAGTTTATCCACAACAAGTGCCGTTTCCAGGTCAACCACAGGGGGGTCAATTTCCACAGCCTTCAACTGACCAGCAGGCGTTTAACCAGGTGCCACAAGTGACCCAGTCTTTCCATAGCTCCGCACAAAATGCGAATGCAACCGGAGGTGCTAACGGCGGGTCTATGCCAATGTATACACCGGTAGCATCCTTTCCTCATCCCATGACAACGGCAGCAACGGCAACTGCTCCGATGCCACAGTCTGCATCCCATTCATCTTTATCAATGCTACGGGTGCCATACCATGTAAGAAAATACTTATCTAATTTGGCGATGTTGAAATTGTACGAAATAATAAATGAAGTTAATACGGCGATGGGTAAAATTGGCCTGCTGTCTTTTTGGACAGAACTTATATCAGATATTTTTACCCCTGATGCAGTTATCAGGTATAGTAAAAAGTCTATGACAGATTATagagaatttgaatttatcaTCCCGGTGTTCCCAGTTATTTGCTCTACATTAGGCAGATTTGGCATTGTAAGAATGGAAGTTAAAGTCTTACAATTAAAAACACAAGTGCTAAGTAATTCTAcgattttcttcaactgcCCTCGCGTTACATTTGCCTATTATTATCCTGATGGTTCATATATTACGCATTTTGCCCAAATGAAAGGTGCCTTCGATTTGGACTTGAAAATTAATTGGTTGGACGTATCAATGCATAGTTTTGTCCCTGATATTGAATGGAATGCAGTGGAACGACTTTTGGGTGATGAGACAAAGTCAGCAGAAATTGAGCAGATATTCTCTAAATTGAAACAAGAAGACGTTAAAGACCAAGCAAATTCCTTTGCAGAAAATAATGGAACGAATGTACCTCCAAATTTCGAAGCCATAACACAACTAAGATCATATTTTGACGTATTTAGAAACGTCTCCGTATTCGGCACCCAAGAAGGGTTAATGAGAGTCATGCAAATAAGTACCGTCATGtctactttgaaaaacctTCGAAAGTtccaaattgaaaaaaacattgATAGTCCTGTGACTGCTCTAAGTGCATACATTGACGCCGACAAGAAGGACATCGGGAGTGAGCCCTTGCACGCAAAGAGGCGACGCAACAGCGGTATCTCTCCTCGCACCACTACATTGGGACAAAACGGTAACTCCAATTCAAACAATGAAGAGCTTCCAACCAGTGATGTGAATGATATAAACAAAGACAtgacaaaaaagaagatgaagttTTAA
- the BRE4 gene encoding Bre4p (Zinc finger protein containing five transmembrane domains~similar to YDL231C): MKRYERDRSPTPDPDIVKGSYSQTSLRSLHELNYRNPAGTSGLGFAGSPQQSVASLSQMRLENLTKDKHWEEVEDFGLEELRDGFFDAAFTKPDSKARSPNSDIDDENGAAKKKLQSTFTKFSQYIWTVIYRPVVHFPRDIRKNGVSIFKFFIAYFIAIVICVIRPSGKWVGHEFRYFLPIAVLIHHPVRNIGVQLEMTASSIIGASFGLGWSALAWYVSTATKPTANYQGGILFQSLTMALLFAIWLRSVYRRFFYVTTSFSMSIIFTHTVRLASSKDDLKWQIFWDFGISYLFGLLLSLLVCVCVSPHSGNAELMEHYNECLQTAKAFLMALVDTELINSKEQIYLAQVKMVKTLNIDLSQGFRDFVNQLTISRFELQSLKSLRNSLTAMETSLRVLPIAPKIFNDVELKKMYEELEKYRSDSASPSKEASASPQFSGIPSRENTPNAFKPIVPGLLKNEIYINALKASFSKGIFNLILEMIFVLENLSRVLKKYESPNQKNNLDECAKILSRSHSKLKRKIYKLDVCYKDFVNSSFFSQELLNDEESVDIFLFLRYLRNSARQLVTVIHDCQILGENIHWRIALPSYPLSRALTRLPKQCVLDEGAGNVLHYFEAKRDVDEIFERVYNTYTSRHKYNKCEEEALMLDSKNDDGKSQDRNKHIISIRAIDHNDFNFHTTQNPWRFKLWKLSRILSGDECKWTLKVTFCMIFLCLPTWLPESYHWYQEFHCWWAPLTFYLLAHRRYSGNWALVMRRLICGIVGIFWGWAANQSRHFGSPYVICTFAGLIVVPFSINFLVYRNTKSSFTALMCFTVIALEPYSKPDRQYNLTTAGIWKSTWVTGLALIIGILVSIPINWIVWPFRARTELRDSMSSLLAHLGQSYQTVADRYLYRDADDAPTDLTFAFSHIREVRLTQSLEAIRELLKKARHEPIIISNFNPEKYAGLIDSCHFLLSKIIEARISGAFFEIWDQDFDIETTRALLSLRRDSVSSVIFVFYILSNCFRSKNKIPRYLPNPIMSRKKLYHFIKKFSEMKDQSHSNLNSGGNSMEKNLFKKIYQQKASSSGQQQLPLPSVANSSEIDSEKMHWTEVHGIAFARAFTDISEALFQVESCAKDILGEENF, encoded by the coding sequence ATGAAAAGATATGAGCGAGATCGAAGTCCCACTCCTGATCCTGACATTGTGAAGGGTTCATACTCCCAAACGTCGCTTAGGTCGCTACATGAACTGAATTATAGAAACCCTGCCGGCACAAGTGGTCTTGGCTTTGCAGGAAGTCCACAACAATCAGTGGCATCCTTATCGCAAATGCGGCTCGAAAATTTGACTAAGGACAAACATTGGGAGGAAGTGGAGGACTTTGGACTGGAAGAGCTAAGAGATGGGTTTTTTGATGCTGCTTTTACCAAGCCAGATAGCAAAGCTAGGTCTCCTAACAGCGATATCGATGACGAGAATGGCGCcgcaaagaaaaaattgcaatCTACTTTTACCAAGTTTTCCCAATATATCTGGACTGTTATCTACAGGCCTGTCGTTCATTTCCCTAGAGATATTAGAAAAAATGGTGTATCCATAttcaagtttttcattGCCTATTTCATTGCTATCGTGATTTGCGTTATCAGGCCTTCTGGTAAGTGGGTTGGCCATGAATTCAGGTATTTCCTACCCATCGCAGTGCTTATACATCATCCAGTTAGAAATATTGGTGTTCAACTGGAGATGACTGCAAGCTCCATAATCGGCGCAAGTTTTGGCCTTGGATGGTCGGCTTTGGCCTGGTACGTTTCCACAGCGACAAAGCCAACCGCAAACTACCAGGGAGGTATTCTATTTCAAAGTCTCACCATGGCCCTCTTATTTGCCATTTGGCTAAGGTCTGTTTATCGTCGATTCTTTTATGTCACAACTTCGTTTTCCATGTCAATTATATTCACCCATACGGTTCGGTTAGCCTCATCTAAGGATGATTTGAAAtggcaaattttttggGATTTTGGAATTTCCTACCTCTTCGGCCTTTTACTATCCCTCCTGGTTTGCGTATGTGTATCACCACATAGTGGTAATGCCGAATTAATGGAACATTATAACGAGTGTTTACAGACCGCAAAAGCCTTTTTGATGGCACTAGTAGATACTGAGTTGATAAACTCCAAAGAGCAAATATACCTGGCCCAGGTAAAAATGGTGAAAACTCTAAACATTGATCTATCTCAGGGTTTTAGAGATTTTGTTAACCAGTTAACAATTTCCAGGTTTGAACTTCAGTCATTGAAGAGTTTAAGGAATTCATTAACTGCCATGGAAACTTCTTTGAGAGTATTACCCATTGCAcctaaaatttttaacgatgttgaattgaaaaagatgtATGAAGAACTAGAGAAATATAGATCAGACTCCGCTAGTCCGAGCAAAGAAGCGAGCGCTAGTCCTCAATTCTCGGGCATTCCATCAAGAGAAAATACGCCCAATGCTTTTAAGCCAATCGTTCCGGGGCttctgaaaaatgaaatctaCATCAATGCTTTGAAAGCATCCTTCTCCAAAGGCATCTTCAACTTAATATTAGAGATGATCTTcgttttggaaaatttatCAAGAGTACTAAAGAAATATGAGTCtccaaatcaaaaaaacaatttaGATGAATGTGCCAAGATATTAAGCCGCTCGCATTCGAAattaaagaggaaaatttacaaattaGATGTCTGTTACAAGGATTTTGTAAAttctagttttttttctcagGAACTGttaaatgatgaagagtcTGTCgatattttccttttcctaAGATATTTGAGAAATTCCGCAAGGCAACTAGTAACTGTTATCCATGATTGCCAAATTTTGGGCGAAAATATTCACTGGAGAATTGCTCTCCCATCGTATCCACTATCTCGTGCTCTGACAAGGTTGCCCAAACAATGTGTTCTCGATGAAGGTGCAGGAAACGTccttcattattttgaagCCAAACGTGATGtcgatgaaatttttgaaagggTATATAATACTTACACGTCGAGACACAAATATAACAAatgtgaagaagaagcactGATGCTcgattcaaaaaatgacgACGGGAAATCACAGGACCGTAATAAGCACATTATTTCCATAAGAGCAATTGATCATAATGACTTCAACTTTCATACAACTCAGAACCCTTGGAGGTTTAAACTATGGAAATTAAGTAGGATTTTATCCGGTGATGAATGCAAATGGACCTTAAAAGTTACTTTCTgtatgatatttttgtgTTTACCAACTTGGTTACCTGAATCGTACCACTGGTATCAAGAATTCCATTGTTGGTGGGCCCCACTCACGTTTTACTTATTAGCTCATAGGAGATATTCCGGTAACTGGGCGTTAGTGATGAGAAGACTAATCTGTGGTATAGTAGGTATCTTTTGGGGGTGGGCTGCCAACCAATCCAGACATTTTGGAAGCCCATATGTGATTTGTACGTTTGCCGGACTGATTGTGGTCCCGTTCAGCATCAACTTTCTTGTCTATAGAAACACCAAATCGAGCTTCACTGCATTAATGTGTTTTACCGTGATTGCTCTCGAACCATACAGCAAGCCTGATAGACAGTATAATTTAACCACCGCTGGAATATGGAAATCTACGTGGGTTACAGGCTTGGCACTAATTATCGGGATTTTGGTTTCGATTCCTATCAATTGGATAGTGTGGCCATTTAGGGCTAGGACAGAACTAAGGGATAGTATGTCATCTTTACTGGCACATTTGGGCCAATCTTACCAAACCGTGGCGGACCGTTACTTATACAGAGATGCAGACGACGCACCTACTGATTTAACTTTCGCATTCTCTCACATCCGTGAAGTCAGACTGACTCAGAGTCTTGAAGCAATCAGagaacttttgaaaaaggctCGCCATGAACCGATCATTATTTCCAACTTCAATCCGGAGAAGTACGCAGGTCTAATCGATTCAtgtcattttttgttatctAAGATCATTGAAGCGAGAATTTCAGGtgcattttttgaaatttgggATCAGGATTTTGATATCGAAACCACGAGAGCCTTACTATCGCTACGGAGGGATAGTGTCTCATCAGTGATTTTCGTTTTTTACATTTTATCCAATTGTTTCAGATCAAAAAACAAGATTCCGCGATACCTGCCAAATCCAATTATGTCACGTAAAAAACTTTACCACTTCATAAAGAAATTCAGTGAAATGAAGGACCAATCACATTCGAATTTAAACTCGGGAGGCAATTCTATGGAGAAGAACctattcaagaaaatataccAACAGAAGGCATCGAGTTCAGGGCAACAACAGTTGCCATTGCCTTCAGTTGCAAACAGCTCTGAAATAGATAGTGAAAAAATGCATTGGACAGAAGTCCACGGCATTGCATTTGCGAGAGCTTTTACGGATATTTCTGAAGCCCTGTTCCAGGTAGAGAGCTGTGCAAAGGATATACTAGGCGAAGAAAACTTCTAA
- the PTP1 gene encoding tyrosine protein phosphatase PTP1 (Phosphotyrosine-specific protein phosphatase~similar to YDL230W): MAAAPWYIRQRDTDLLGKFKFIQNQEDGRLREATNGTVNSRWSLGVSIESRNDARNRYVNIMPYERNRVHLKTQSGNDYINASYVKVDVPGQSIEPGYYIATQGPTRKTWDQFWQMCYHNCPLDNIVIVMVTPLVEYNREKCYQYWPRGGEDDMVRIASQWESPGGASDMTQFPSDLKIEFVNVHKVKDYYTVTDIRLTPADPRVGPVKTVHHFYFDLWKDMNKPEEVVPIMELCAHSHSLNSRGNPIIVHCSAGVGRTGTFIALDHLMHDTLDFKNITERSRHSVGATEEYTRDLIEQIVLQLRSQRMKMVQTKDQFLFIYHAAKYLNSLSANQ, from the coding sequence ATGGCAGCTGCACCATGGTATATTAGGCAACGTGATACGGATTTACTAGGCAAATTCAAGTTCATacaaaatcaagaagaCGGGAGATTAAGGGAAGCTACAAATGGCACGGTGAATTCACGATGGTCATTAGGGGTGAGCATAGAATCTCGTAACGACGCTAGGAATAGGTACGTTAACATTATGCCGTATGAAAGGAACCGCGTCCATTTGAAGACGCAGTCAGGGAATGACTACATCAATGCCTCGTACGTCAAAGTGGACGTTCCTGGACAGAGCATCGAGCCAGGATACTATATTGCCACGCAAGGTCCGACGCGAAAAACATGGGATCAGTTTTGGCAAATGTGTTATCATAACTGTCCTTTAGACAATATTGTCATTGTGATGGTCACTCCCCTGGTCGAATACAACAGGGAGAAGTGCTACCAGTACTGGCCTCGCGGCGGTGAGGACGATATGGTTAGAATCGCATCGCAATGGGAAAGTCCGGGTGGCGCCAGTGATATGACTCAGTTCCCCTCTGACTTGAAAATAGAATTTGTTAATGTACATAAGGTGAAGGACTATTATACGGTCACCGACATTAGACTCACGCCTGCGGACCCTCGTGTAGGACCCGTCAAGACTGTTCACCATTTTTACTTCGACCTTTGGAAAGATATGAACAAACCAGAGGAAGTGGTACCCATAATGGAATTATGCGCTCATTCCCACAGCTTGAATTCCCGCGGGAACCCCATTATAGTACACTGTTCCGCAGGCGTAGGCAGAACAGGGACATTCATTGCCCTAGACCACCTTATGCATGATACTTTggatttcaaaaatattacaGAACGCTCAAGGCATTCGGTCGGGGCTACAGAGGAGTACACACGGGATTTGATCGAGCAGATCGTGTTACAGTTGCGTTCGCAAAGAATGAAGATGGTGCAGACGAAGGATCAGTTCTTATTTATCTATCATGCCGCCAAGTATCTTAACAGTCTTTCTGCTAACCAATAG
- the SSB1 gene encoding Hsp70 family ATPase SSB1 (Cytoplasmic ATPase that is a ribosome-associated molecular chaperone~similar to YDL229W) encodes MAEGVFQGAIGIDLGTTYSCVATYESSVEIIANEQGNRVTPSFVAFTPEERLIGDAAKNQAALNPRNTVFDAKRLIGRRFDDESVQKDMKTWPFKVIDVDGNPVIEVQYLEETKTFSPQEISAMVLTKMKEIAEAKIGKKVEKAVITVPAYFNDAQRQATKDAGAISGLNVLRIINEPTAAAIAYGLGAGKSEKERHVLIFDLGGGTFDVSLLHIAGGVYTVKSTSGNTHLGGQDFDTNLLEHFKAEFKKKTGLDISDDARALRRLRTAAERAKRTLSSVTQTTVEVDSLFDGEDFESSLTRARFEDLNAPLFKSTLEPVEQVLKDAKISKSQIDEVVLVGGSTRIPKVQKLLSDFFDGKQLEKSINPDEAVAYGAAVQGAILTGQSTSDETKDLLLLDVAPLSLGVGMQGDMFGIVVPRNTTVPTIKRRTFTTCADNQTTVQFPVYQGERVNCKENTLLGEFDLKNIPMMPAGEPVLEAIFEVDANGILKVTAVEKSTGKSSNITISNAVGRLSSEEIEKMVNQAEEFKAADEAFAKKHEARQRLESYVASIEQTVTDPVLSSKLKRGSKSKIEAALSDALAALQIEDPSADELRKAEVGLKRVVTKAMSSR; translated from the coding sequence ATGGCTGAAGGTGTTTTCCAAGGTGCTATCGGTATCGATTTAGGTACAACCTACTCTTGTGTTGCTACTTACGAATCCTCCGTTGAAATTATTGCCAACGAACAAGGTAACAGAGTCACACCATCTTTCGTTGCTTTCACTCCAGAAGAAAGATTGATTGGTGATGCTGCCAAGAACCAAGCTGCTTTGAACCCAAGAAACACTGTCTTCGATGCTAAGCGTTTGATTGGTAGAAGATTTGACGATGAGTCTGTCCAAAAGGACATGAAGACTTGGCCTTTCAAGGTTATCGACGTCGATGGCAACCCAGTCATTGAAGTCCAATACTTGGAAGAAACCAAGACTTTCTCCCCACAAGAAATTTCCGCTATGGTTTTGACCAAGATGAAGGAAATTGCTGAAGCTAAGATTGGTAAGAAGGTTGAAAAGGCCGTTATTACTGTCCCAGCTTACTTTAACGATGCTCAAAGACAAGCTACCAAGGATGCTGGTGCCATTTCTGGTTTGAACGTTTTGCGTATCATCAACGAACCTACTGCCGCTGCTATTGCTTACGGTCTAGGTGCTGGTAAGTCCGAAAAGGAAAGACatgttttgattttcgaTTTGGGTGGTGGTACTTTCGATGTTTCCTTGTTGCACATTGCTGGTGGTGTTTACACTGTTAAATCTACCTCCGGTAACACTCATTTGGGTGGTCAAGATTTCGACACCAACTTGTTGGAACATTTCAAAGCCgaattcaagaagaagactgGTTTGGACATCTCCGATGATGCCAGAGCTTTGAGAAGATTGAGAACCGCTGCTGAAAGAGCTAAGAGAACCTTATCTTCTGTCACTCAAACCACCGTTGAAGTCGACTCTTTGTTCGATGGTGAAGATTTCGAATCCTCTTTGACCAGAGCTAGATTCGAAGACTTGAATGCTCCATTGTTCAAGTCTACTTTGGAGCCTGTTGAACAAGTTTTGAAGGACGCTAAGATCTCTAAGTCTCAAATCGACGAAGTTGTCTTGGTTGGTGGTTCTACCAGAATTCCAAAGGTCCAAAAGTTGTTGTCTGACTTCTTTGACGGTaagcaattggaaaagTCTATTAACCCAGATGAAGCTGTTGCTTACGGTGCTGCTGTTCAAGGTGCTATCTTGACTGGTCAATCCACATCTGACGAAACCAAGGACTTATTGTTGTTAGATGTTGCTCCATTATCCCTAGGTGTTGGTATGCAAGGTGACATGTTCGGTATTGTTGTCCCAAGAAACACTACTGTTCCAACAATCAAGAGAAGAACTTTCACCACCTGTGCTGACAACCAAACCACTGTTCAATTCCCAGTCTACCAAGGTGAGCGTGTCAACTGTAAAGAAAACACTTTGTTGGGTGAATTCGACTTGAAGAACATCCCAATGATGCCAGCTGGTGAACCAGTCTTGGAAGCTATCTTCGAAGTGGACGCTAACGGTATCTTGAAGGTTACTGCAGTCGAAAAGTCTACCGGTAAGTCCTCTAACATCACTATCTCTAACGCTGTTGGTAGATTGTcttctgaagaaattgaaaagatggTTAACCAAGCCGAAGAGTTCAAGGCCGCCGATGAAGCTTTTGCTAAGAAGCACGAAGCTAGACAAAGATTGGAATCCTACGTTGCTTCCATCGAACAAACTGTCACTGACCCAGTCTTATCTTCTAAATTGAAGAGAGGTTCCAAGTCCAAGATCGAAGCTGCTTTGTCCGATGCTTTGGCTGCTTTGCAAATCGAAGACCCATCTGCTGATGAATTGAGAAAGGCTGAAGTTGGTTTGAAGAGAGTTGTCACCAAGGCCATGTCTTCTCGTTAA